In Gossypium arboreum isolate Shixiya-1 chromosome 5, ASM2569848v2, whole genome shotgun sequence, a single genomic region encodes these proteins:
- the LOC108454479 gene encoding uncharacterized protein LOC108454479 encodes MAATYDYDEAPATYDDANRQDLGYDPNFVPDSVKSFVVHLYRHIREKNVYEIHQMYEISFQTLSDRLFKDTPWPSVDAVAHYVDNDQVFCLLYREMWFRHLYARLSPTLKQRIDSWDNYCSLFQVVLHRVVNMQLPNQWLWDMVDEFVYQFQSFCQYRAKMKNKTEQEIVLLRQFDQAWNVYGVLNYLQAFVEKSNIIQILEQEKEGLEQFTATDGYDYSGGSNVLKVLGYFSMVGLLRVHCLLGDYQTGLKCLLPIDISQQGVYTSVIGSHITTIYHYGFANLMMRRYVEAILEFNKMLLYIYKTKQYHQKSPQYEQILKKNEQMYALLAICLSLCPQTKLVEETVNSQLREKYGEKMARMQRYDDEAFAIYDELFSYACPKFITPSSPSFEEPLVNYNQDAYRLQLKLFLHEVKQQQLLSGVRTFLKVYSTISLGKLANYMEVDEPTLRTILFSYKHKTHAVDSDGKIISNADVDFYIDDDMIHVVESKPVKRFGDYFLRQIVKLEGVINDMDRIRLE; translated from the exons ATGGCAGCCACCTACGATTACGACGAGGCTCCAGCCACCTACGACGATGCCAACCGCCAAGACCTTGGCTACGACCCGAACTTCGTTCCCGACTCCGTTAAGTCGTTCGTCGTCCACCTTTACCGTCACATTCGTGAGAAAAACGTGTATGAGATTCACCAGATGTACGAGATCTCGTTCCAAACACTCTCCGACCGTCTATTCAAAGACACTCCTTGGCCTTCAGTTGACGCAGTTGCTCATTACGTCGACAACGACCAAGTTTTCTGCCTCCTTTACCGTGAGATGTGGTTTCGTCATCTCTATGCTCGCCTTTCTCCCACTCTCAAGCAGAGGATCGATTCTTGGGATAATTATTGTAGCCTCTTTCAG GTGGTTTTGCATAGGGTAGTTAACATGCAATTACCAAATCAATGGCTATGGGACATGGTGGATGAGTTTGTATACCAATTCCAAAGTTTCTGTCAATACAGGGCTAAAATGAAGAACAAAACTGAGCAAGAAATTGTTCTTCTCCGCCAATTTGATCAG GCATGGAATGTGTATGGGGTGCTCAATTACTTGCAAGCATTTGTCGAGAAGTCAAATATTATTCAGATATTGGAGCAGGAGAAGGAGGGTCTTGAACAATTTACTGCTACTGATGGGTATGATTACAGTGGTGGAAGCAATGTCTTGAAGGTGTTGGGATACTTCAGTATGGTGGGTTTGTTACGAGTTCATTGTCTTTTGGGTGATTACCAAACTGGGCTGAAGTGCTTACTTCCTATTGACATTAGTCAACAAGGTGTTTACACCAGTGTTATAGGAAGCCATATTACAACCATATATCATTATGGTTTTGCCAATCTAATGATGCGGAG GTATGTGGAGGCTATTCTCGAATTCAATAAGATGCTCTTATATATTTACAAGACAAAGCAATATCATCAGAAATCTCCACAGTATGAACAAATATTGAAAAAGAACGAACAGATGTATGCCCTGCTGGCTATTTGTCTTTCACTTTGTCCCCAAACAAAACTTGTTGAAGAGACTGTTAACTCTCAGTTGCGAGAGAAATATGGTGAAAAGATGGCTAGGATGCAAAGATATGACGATGAAGCTTTTGCCATCTATGATGAGCTCTTCTCATATGCATGTCCGAAGTTCATTACACCTTCATCACCTAGCTTTGAGGAGCCCCTTGTAAATTACAACCAG GATGCCTATAGACTTCAGTTGAAGCTGTTTCTCCATGAAGTGAAGCAGCAGCAGTTGTTATCAGGTGTCCGGACTTTTCTTAAAGTGTATTCAACTATATCCCTAGGAAAACTTGCAAATTACATGGAAGTGGATGAGCCCACTCTGAG GACAATCTTGTTTTCGTACAAGCACAAAACTCATGCCGTTGATTCTGATGGAAAGATTATCTCTAATGCTGATGTGGACTTCTACATTGATGAT GATATGATTCATGTAGTTGAATCCAAGCCAGTTAAAAGATTCGGTGATTACTTCCTGAGACAGATTGTCAAG CTTGAAGGAGTGATAAATGATATGGATCGGATACGTCTGGAGTAG